A genomic segment from Deinococcus humi encodes:
- a CDS encoding alpha/beta hydrolase family protein, which translates to MEQFAQFSVDGQRLYGMLHTPDATPPAQGWPSVVMVHGFTGNRIDHHRLLTLQSRVLAERGIASLRFDCRGSGDSQGDFSEMTVSREVEDVRAAADYIRAQPNIDPERVMLLGYSMGGMVATLAAEAVRAHRLLLWAPALPELWLPLLSGGVLPSGVTDRDGWPLGRAFLQEMSRLRPLQAAAGWGGVAHVIHGDADTTCPPEWGVRYAQALGCDAAAIPGGTHNFTSLETTQMLYAETLRFLSGG; encoded by the coding sequence ATGGAACAGTTCGCGCAATTCTCGGTGGACGGACAGCGGCTCTACGGAATGCTCCACACCCCGGACGCCACCCCTCCTGCCCAGGGCTGGCCGTCGGTGGTCATGGTTCACGGCTTTACCGGCAACCGCATCGATCACCACCGCCTCCTGACCCTGCAGTCGCGGGTGCTGGCCGAGCGCGGCATCGCCAGCCTGCGCTTCGATTGCCGGGGCAGCGGCGATTCGCAGGGTGACTTCAGCGAGATGACGGTCTCGCGCGAGGTGGAGGACGTGCGGGCCGCCGCCGACTACATTCGCGCCCAGCCCAACATCGATCCGGAGCGGGTGATGCTGCTGGGTTACAGCATGGGCGGAATGGTGGCCACGCTGGCGGCGGAGGCCGTGCGCGCCCATCGGCTGCTGTTGTGGGCCCCCGCTCTGCCGGAACTGTGGCTGCCCCTGCTGAGCGGCGGCGTGCTGCCCAGTGGCGTGACCGACAGGGACGGCTGGCCGCTAGGCCGCGCCTTCCTGCAAGAAATGTCCCGCCTCCGTCCCCTGCAGGCCGCCGCCGGGTGGGGCGGGGTGGCCCACGTCATCCACGGCGACGCCGACACCACCTGCCCGCCGGAATGGGGCGTGCGCTATGCCCAGGCCCTGGGCTGCGACGCGGCGGCGATTCCCGGCGGCACCCACAACTTCACCAGCCTGGAAACCACACAGATGCTTTACGCGGAAACGCTGCGTTTTCTGAGCGGCGGCTGA
- the glgP gene encoding alpha-glucan family phosphorylase, with the protein MNVIGKVTVLPQLPPSIARLSELAYNLYWSWTPHAQALYQDLDPQVWETFGQNPVRTLLEVPQARLDTVAADKTYLARYTSVMADFDAYMGKKKTWASQNAPDMKPVAYFSMEYGFHESLPIYSGGLGVLAGDHCKSASDLGLPFTAVGMLFHQGYFRQLFDRDGWQNEAYDELDLTTLPITPARTPDGQEARVSVRIGNRDIVVRVWNLTIGRIRVLLLDTNVPENSEEDRKLTARLYGGNQELRVQQYVLLGVAGIRALRALGVPAAVYHMNEGHAALLGLERIRECVDSGLDFRTALETVASSTLFTTHTPVAAGNDAFAYDLMDRYLGQWPGLLSVSREELYELARHDQNWDGQTVPAFSMTVFALRMSRAANGVSELHGEVSRDMWKFLYPGAEAEEVPIGHVTNGAHNLTFTSQAMRDLLATVLPQDWTERLEDEEMWKAVEELSDAQLSTVQLETKREMITFIRARMREQMLRNGASAADVAATDSLMDAQTLTIGFARRFATYKRATLLFRDRERLARIVNHPERPVQFVFAGKAHPADNPGKAFIQEIYKMSQEPEFLGKIVILENYDMNVARHLVQGVDIWLNNPRRPLEASGTSGMKASFNGSPNFSVLDGWWREGYDGTNGWPIGEEREYADLNVQDDADAYSLYQTLEEDIVPRYYGSATGQDSWAYSVRRSIETVSPRFSMQRQVIDYVQKYYLPLGTRGQAVAANNSAQARAIAGWKTWVRQQWPYTSVSAQAELPATCHPGQTAPISAQVNPAGISLDELRVEAVLNRAGHLTRFPLENRGDGTFSADVPLAESGLYSVGVRMIPEIDGLSNELEAGLIKWATAR; encoded by the coding sequence ATGAACGTCATTGGCAAAGTCACCGTACTCCCCCAGCTGCCGCCCTCCATCGCGCGGCTCTCCGAATTGGCCTACAACCTGTACTGGTCCTGGACCCCCCACGCGCAGGCGCTGTATCAGGATCTCGATCCGCAGGTGTGGGAGACGTTCGGGCAGAACCCGGTGCGGACTCTGCTGGAAGTGCCGCAGGCGCGGCTCGATACGGTGGCCGCCGACAAGACCTATCTGGCCCGCTACACCAGCGTTATGGCCGATTTCGACGCCTACATGGGCAAGAAGAAGACCTGGGCCAGTCAGAATGCGCCGGACATGAAGCCGGTGGCGTATTTCAGCATGGAGTACGGCTTCCACGAGTCGCTGCCCATTTACAGCGGCGGCCTGGGCGTGCTCGCCGGGGATCACTGCAAGAGCGCCTCGGACCTCGGGCTGCCGTTCACGGCGGTAGGCATGCTGTTCCATCAGGGTTACTTCCGGCAGCTGTTCGACAGGGACGGCTGGCAGAACGAGGCCTACGACGAGCTGGACCTGACCACGCTGCCCATCACCCCGGCCCGCACGCCGGACGGCCAGGAAGCGCGGGTCTCGGTGCGAATCGGCAACCGCGACATTGTGGTGCGGGTGTGGAATCTGACCATCGGACGTATCCGGGTGCTGCTGCTGGACACCAACGTCCCTGAGAACAGCGAGGAGGACCGCAAGCTGACGGCCCGGTTGTACGGCGGCAACCAGGAACTGCGCGTGCAGCAGTACGTGTTGCTGGGCGTGGCGGGCATCCGGGCGCTGCGGGCACTGGGCGTCCCTGCCGCCGTCTACCACATGAACGAGGGCCACGCCGCCCTGCTGGGCCTGGAACGCATCCGCGAGTGTGTGGACTCGGGCCTGGATTTCCGCACTGCGCTGGAAACCGTCGCCAGTTCCACGCTCTTTACCACGCACACCCCGGTGGCCGCCGGAAACGACGCCTTCGCCTATGACCTGATGGACCGCTACCTGGGCCAGTGGCCGGGCCTGCTGTCGGTGTCGCGCGAGGAGCTGTACGAGCTGGCCCGCCACGATCAGAACTGGGACGGCCAGACTGTTCCGGCCTTTTCCATGACCGTGTTTGCGCTGCGGATGAGCCGCGCGGCCAACGGCGTCTCGGAGCTGCACGGCGAGGTCAGCCGCGACATGTGGAAGTTCCTGTACCCCGGCGCAGAAGCCGAGGAGGTGCCGATCGGACACGTGACCAACGGGGCGCATAACCTGACCTTTACCAGTCAGGCCATGCGTGACCTCCTGGCGACGGTGCTGCCGCAGGACTGGACAGAGCGCCTGGAAGACGAGGAGATGTGGAAGGCGGTTGAGGAGCTGAGCGACGCGCAGCTGAGCACCGTGCAGTTGGAGACCAAGCGCGAGATGATCACGTTTATCCGTGCCCGCATGCGCGAGCAGATGCTCCGTAACGGGGCCAGCGCCGCTGACGTGGCCGCCACTGATTCGCTGATGGACGCGCAGACCCTGACCATCGGCTTTGCACGGCGTTTCGCCACCTACAAGCGCGCCACGCTGCTGTTCCGGGACCGCGAACGCTTGGCCCGGATCGTCAATCACCCGGAACGTCCGGTGCAGTTCGTTTTCGCAGGCAAGGCACACCCCGCCGACAATCCCGGCAAGGCCTTTATCCAGGAAATCTACAAGATGTCCCAGGAGCCCGAATTCCTCGGGAAGATCGTCATCCTGGAAAACTACGACATGAACGTGGCCCGCCATCTGGTGCAGGGCGTGGACATCTGGCTCAACAACCCACGCCGCCCGCTGGAGGCCTCCGGGACCAGCGGCATGAAGGCCAGCTTTAACGGCAGCCCCAATTTCAGCGTGCTGGACGGCTGGTGGCGCGAGGGATACGACGGAACCAACGGCTGGCCGATTGGCGAGGAGCGCGAGTACGCGGACCTGAACGTGCAGGACGACGCCGACGCCTACAGCCTGTACCAGACGCTGGAAGAGGACATCGTGCCCCGCTACTACGGCAGTGCCACGGGTCAGGACTCGTGGGCCTACTCAGTGCGCCGCTCGATTGAAACCGTCAGCCCGCGCTTTTCCATGCAGCGTCAGGTCATTGACTACGTGCAGAAGTACTACCTGCCGCTGGGCACGCGTGGTCAGGCCGTGGCCGCCAACAACAGCGCCCAGGCCCGCGCCATCGCCGGATGGAAAACCTGGGTGCGTCAGCAGTGGCCCTACACCAGCGTCAGCGCCCAGGCCGAGCTGCCCGCCACCTGTCACCCCGGCCAGACCGCGCCGATCAGCGCCCAGGTCAACCCGGCAGGCATCTCGCTGGACGAACTGCGCGTGGAAGCGGTGCTCAACCGTGCCGGACATCTGACGCGCTTTCCTCTGGAGAACCGGGGCGACGGCACGTTCAGCGCTGACGTGCCGCTGGCAGAAAGCGGACTGTACTCGGTGGGCGTGCGAATGATCCCCGAGATTGACGGCCTGAGCAACGAGTTGGAAGCCGGACTGATCAAGTGGGCCACCGCACGCTGA